From one Brevibacterium sp. 'Marine' genomic stretch:
- a CDS encoding HAD family phosphatase, with product MTNHASADPSAVLWDMDGTLVDTEPYWIRAETELMNAHGLSWSEEQGLEFVGNELIVSARMMREAGLDLPAEEIVETLMGNVIGQIRASVPFRPGALELLAELKAEGIPNVMVTMSYRPLAEAVISSCPPNSFAGLVSGDEVSAGKPNPEPYLRGAALLDLDPADCVALEDSKPGLASAEAAGTIAIGIPHFVDLEPRPGRILWDSLEGRGVADLRRLRAQQSA from the coding sequence ATGACGAACCACGCATCAGCCGACCCTTCCGCCGTCCTGTGGGACATGGACGGAACCCTCGTCGACACCGAGCCGTATTGGATCCGCGCCGAGACCGAACTCATGAACGCCCACGGGCTGTCCTGGTCGGAAGAGCAGGGGCTCGAATTCGTCGGCAACGAGCTGATCGTCTCCGCCCGAATGATGCGCGAGGCCGGTCTCGACCTGCCCGCCGAGGAGATCGTCGAGACCCTGATGGGCAACGTCATCGGACAGATCCGAGCATCCGTGCCCTTCCGCCCCGGTGCACTGGAGCTGCTGGCCGAACTCAAGGCCGAGGGCATCCCGAACGTCATGGTCACGATGTCCTACCGACCACTGGCCGAGGCGGTCATCTCCAGCTGTCCGCCGAACAGCTTCGCCGGTCTCGTCTCCGGCGACGAGGTATCCGCCGGCAAACCGAACCCCGAGCCGTATCTGCGCGGAGCCGCTCTGCTCGACCTCGACCCGGCCGACTGTGTGGCCCTGGAGGATTCGAAGCCGGGTCTGGCCAGTGCCGAGGCGGCGGGAACCATTGCCATCGGGATCCCGCATTTCGTCGACCTCGAGCCGCGTCCGGGCCGGATCCTGTGGGACAGCCTCGAAGGCCGCGGAGTCGCCGACCTGCGACGTCTGCGCGCTCAGCAGAGCGCCTGA
- a CDS encoding PAC2 family protein — MSILPSGSGALVFIAFEGQDADASEAASSLAKDLIEVWQLDDSEILDTDGFYEFRFSEPEIIRDEAGTASIAWPGVAVHRGRLGELPITVIQGHEPGLKWREFLTLILAHVGADDTVVLLGGLHAEVPHTRPLPVVANTEDAELASGLGIDANGYEGPIGILGLLGVACRWRGIRAINLWVGVPDYLAESPSPKAELALAKAVERYVGIEIDIHVLEEESRAWELGADELVSFNPRLAELVKALEKQNDSADLPEASGDAIAAEFERYLRKRGRDK; from the coding sequence ATGAGTATTCTTCCATCCGGGTCCGGGGCACTCGTCTTCATCGCCTTCGAAGGTCAGGATGCCGATGCTTCCGAAGCGGCGAGTTCGCTGGCCAAGGATCTCATCGAGGTTTGGCAGCTGGACGACTCCGAGATCCTCGACACCGATGGGTTCTACGAATTCCGCTTCTCCGAACCCGAGATCATCCGCGACGAGGCCGGCACGGCGTCGATCGCCTGGCCGGGTGTCGCGGTGCACCGGGGCCGCCTCGGCGAGTTGCCGATCACGGTCATCCAGGGGCACGAACCGGGCCTGAAATGGCGGGAGTTCCTCACCCTCATTCTCGCTCACGTCGGTGCTGACGATACCGTCGTCCTCCTCGGAGGGCTCCATGCCGAGGTTCCGCATACGCGGCCCCTGCCCGTGGTGGCCAACACGGAGGACGCTGAACTCGCGTCCGGTCTCGGCATCGACGCCAACGGGTATGAGGGACCCATCGGCATTCTCGGGCTGCTCGGAGTCGCGTGCCGCTGGCGCGGAATCAGGGCGATCAACCTGTGGGTGGGCGTGCCGGACTATCTCGCCGAGTCTCCGTCGCCGAAGGCCGAGCTCGCTCTGGCGAAGGCGGTCGAGCGCTATGTCGGCATCGAGATCGACATCCATGTGCTCGAAGAGGAGAGCCGGGCCTGGGAGCTCGGCGCCGACGAACTCGTCTCGTTCAACCCGCGGCTGGCAGAGCTCGTCAAGGCGCTGGAGAAGCAGAACGATTCGGCGGACCTGCCGGAGGCCAGCGGAGACGCCATCGCGGCCGAGTTCGAACGCTATCTGCGCAAACGCGGCCGCGATAAGTGA